From Pseudomonas poae, the proteins below share one genomic window:
- a CDS encoding TIGR04255 family protein, giving the protein MGKKYANAPVYFTIGQVRHNTLLSLKAYLPAIQERMRKAGYPDFKSAQQMQFSFGAITGGDDTQPFQPGVQQIESYTFSNLEGTQGFLMEPSALSFRCTEYETFPKFYAELERGLSILEEAVDGLAYFERLGLRYLDAVVPAEGETLQQYLAREVWGTPASLDLNQMYQFEGQPLTYNHSFAESSATIPSIGQVVSRVVAQNSELRFPPDLLPDPLKVGERFRGLNGQHATVDVDASFSERRKYDSTEIKDRFQHLHDLVELFFNATVTDYARKAWS; this is encoded by the coding sequence ATGGGAAAGAAATACGCAAACGCCCCAGTCTACTTCACCATCGGCCAGGTGCGTCACAACACACTGCTGTCACTGAAGGCTTACCTTCCGGCTATTCAGGAGCGGATGCGCAAGGCTGGTTACCCTGATTTCAAAAGCGCTCAGCAGATGCAATTCTCTTTTGGTGCTATTACAGGCGGGGATGACACGCAGCCTTTCCAGCCGGGCGTACAGCAGATCGAAAGCTATACGTTCTCCAACCTCGAAGGTACTCAAGGCTTTCTGATGGAGCCGAGTGCGCTTTCGTTTCGCTGCACTGAATACGAGACCTTTCCGAAGTTCTATGCTGAATTGGAACGGGGTTTGAGCATTCTGGAGGAAGCGGTCGACGGTCTCGCTTATTTTGAGCGCTTAGGCCTGAGGTACCTCGATGCTGTAGTACCTGCTGAAGGGGAAACCTTACAGCAGTACCTTGCTCGAGAGGTGTGGGGAACACCAGCCTCGCTCGATCTCAACCAGATGTACCAGTTCGAAGGGCAACCACTGACTTACAATCATTCTTTTGCCGAGTCGTCGGCCACCATCCCAAGCATAGGGCAGGTGGTCTCGCGGGTGGTTGCCCAGAACAGCGAACTGCGCTTTCCACCAGACCTGCTGCCAGATCCGCTCAAAGTTGGCGAGCGCTTCAGAGGACTCAATGGTCAGCACGCAACCGTTGACGTCGACGCCAGTTTTTCCGAGCGCCGAAAGTACGACTCGACCGAAATCAAAGATAGGTTTCAACACCTTCACGACCTCGTTGAGCTGTTCTTCAACGCGACTGTGACGGACTACGCACGGAAAGCATGGAGTTAA
- a CDS encoding Cro/Cl family transcriptional regulator: protein MSTMYAPSPNPGMANRSFNAASRHLESEREKVKRTAGSAALAWGYGLTVAFALCLGTLSPQPQPRENRASKEYKESAQGIAKHEQTTAPRTTAEAMSYVRNTLKPAVTELALIFGVSRQAIYNWQAGEHISEGNQALLYELAAAADRIVAHPLAGQVNAKRKLPGGKSLFEAVAGGMSGVEAAGKLIAMAQKEGAQRAAMDSRLKTRNRAAVDLASIGSPHLQDRA from the coding sequence ATGAGCACAATGTACGCGCCATCTCCAAACCCGGGAATGGCAAACCGATCATTTAATGCAGCAAGCCGGCATCTCGAATCCGAACGAGAGAAGGTCAAGCGCACGGCAGGCAGCGCAGCACTGGCTTGGGGCTACGGCCTGACTGTTGCCTTTGCACTATGCCTTGGAACCTTGTCACCACAACCCCAACCTCGCGAGAACCGGGCTAGCAAGGAATACAAAGAATCGGCTCAAGGCATCGCCAAGCATGAGCAAACAACTGCCCCACGGACAACCGCAGAAGCTATGTCTTACGTACGCAACACCTTGAAACCAGCGGTGACCGAATTGGCATTGATCTTCGGAGTTTCGAGGCAGGCGATTTATAACTGGCAAGCCGGTGAGCACATCTCAGAGGGCAACCAAGCCCTGCTCTACGAACTGGCCGCAGCGGCCGATCGTATCGTGGCCCATCCGCTAGCAGGACAAGTGAACGCCAAGCGGAAGCTCCCAGGCGGCAAATCTCTATTTGAAGCTGTTGCCGGAGGCATGTCGGGTGTAGAGGCAGCTGGGAAACTCATCGCTATGGCTCAAAAGGAAGGCGCACAACGTGCAGCAATGGACTCGAGACTGAAAACTCGAAATCGGGCCGCCGTAGATCTCGCGTCGATCGGCTCACCCCATTTGCAAGACAGAGCATGA
- a CDS encoding adenylate cyclase has product MTWNATGGYYQAEMKGDDPFMGALLSKAGVSVGFAFGNAVKGPLDKLLNPVSKQYEWVPTGMWTITKPAPQSPVPSIFGNLGDSASSGAFNGGADFYLKKRDGNEKK; this is encoded by the coding sequence GTGACGTGGAATGCAACCGGTGGTTATTATCAAGCTGAAATGAAGGGCGATGATCCGTTTATGGGCGCTTTGTTAAGTAAAGCGGGCGTGTCCGTGGGGTTCGCCTTTGGTAACGCGGTTAAGGGCCCCTTGGATAAACTGCTTAACCCGGTGTCGAAGCAGTATGAGTGGGTACCGACGGGGATGTGGACGATTACCAAGCCCGCCCCGCAAAGTCCCGTTCCCTCCATATTCGGTAATTTGGGCGATTCTGCATCGTCAGGGGCGTTCAACGGTGGCGCTGATTTCTACTTGAAGAAAAGAGACGGCAATGAGAAAAAATGA
- a CDS encoding M48 family metalloprotease, translating into MPIYDGVNRSLEALLHTLLASDLIQGWLMRPSFMFGVFFMQRFDHAVNHWSRERELLADAAGARLAGNAAAASALLRVSVLQPPIDDALLVLCETATDDLPGDALAALQAHSLQLPPQALEIHQPHPTDSHPSNGERLQALRVPLDDALHSATRAVDPGSANEQLDGYFSAPHTLRKQLSRDLIEVAVAEDTARTQLLENMVASTEGERALHEGGKWRGVSMVVLAIPFVLLGLWIMSRPWLAPERLKGTPLSALGAGAAVGGIALIFVWLGVRRFKRAPQIALRLTPEHFVFANLTQPLPIEHIAQVSLQSIQGIWVTVELTPETPLPERRKTAFGVPDARVNKKKRQVLLQMAQLCIDNKKIEPYEGLTLMHESINASLARKILHLRDEEAQA; encoded by the coding sequence TTGCCGATCTACGATGGGGTCAACCGCAGCCTGGAAGCGTTACTGCACACCCTGCTCGCCAGTGACCTGATCCAGGGTTGGCTGATGCGGCCATCCTTCATGTTCGGCGTGTTTTTCATGCAACGCTTTGATCATGCGGTGAACCATTGGAGCCGCGAGCGCGAGTTACTGGCGGACGCCGCCGGTGCTCGCCTGGCCGGCAATGCCGCGGCGGCGTCGGCGCTGCTGCGGGTATCGGTGCTGCAGCCGCCTATCGATGACGCGCTGCTGGTGCTCTGTGAAACGGCCACTGACGATTTGCCCGGCGACGCCCTCGCCGCGCTGCAAGCCCATTCGCTGCAACTGCCGCCGCAGGCGCTGGAGATTCATCAGCCTCACCCGACCGACTCGCACCCATCGAATGGCGAACGCTTGCAGGCGCTGCGCGTGCCGCTGGACGATGCACTGCACAGCGCCACTCGCGCCGTCGACCCTGGCTCCGCGAACGAGCAACTCGACGGCTATTTCAGCGCGCCGCACACGCTGCGTAAGCAGCTGTCCCGCGACCTTATCGAGGTGGCAGTCGCCGAAGACACGGCACGCACCCAACTGCTGGAAAACATGGTCGCCTCGACGGAAGGCGAACGTGCGCTGCATGAAGGCGGCAAGTGGCGCGGGGTGTCGATGGTGGTGCTGGCGATTCCCTTCGTGCTGCTGGGGCTTTGGATCATGTCCCGGCCCTGGCTCGCCCCGGAGCGCCTGAAAGGCACACCATTATCGGCGCTGGGCGCCGGGGCGGCCGTGGGTGGGATCGCGCTGATTTTTGTTTGGCTGGGCGTGCGCCGCTTCAAGCGCGCCCCGCAGATCGCCTTGCGCCTTACGCCGGAGCATTTTGTGTTCGCCAATCTCACGCAGCCGTTGCCGATCGAGCATATCGCCCAGGTCTCGCTGCAATCGATACAGGGTATTTGGGTGACAGTAGAATTGACGCCGGAAACGCCTTTGCCCGAGCGGCGTAAAACCGCATTCGGGGTGCCCGATGCACGGGTCAACAAGAAGAAACGCCAGGTGCTGCTGCAAATGGCGCAGCTGTGTATCGACAACAAAAAGATTGAGCCTTACGAGGGCCTGACGCTGATGCACGAGTCCATAAACGCCTCCCTCGCCCGCAAGATTCTGCACCTGCGCGACGAGGAGGCGCAGGCATAA
- a CDS encoding OprD family porin, with amino-acid sequence MLKQRMSLIALGILSASTAMANDQEQSKGFVDDSHLNIAARNAYISRDYKNGKQDKAEWGQGFIGKFESGFTQGTVGVGVDVIGQYAIRLDGGKGRAGAGGIDFFKQGNGTTNPDGSNNPGSAPHDLAKGGAAVKFRVSNTVLKYGDQFPAVPVLQYDNSRLLSETYTGTSIVSKEIEGLQLDAGHFTKEARKSMEGTDSGNLKSINYLGGSYKFTESLSAALYASDMEDVLKKQYVNVNYVLALPEKQSLTFDFNGYKTKLDRSFAEQRGNGDARDNKIWSLGATWAVGAHSFTLAHQRSTGDTGYLYGGYRDDTADTGIGDGGNTILLANSYWSDFNGKDERSWQAGYGLDFSTFGVPGLTYNVAYVRGTNIDDGSNRGNGTEREIFNQFKYVVQSGPAKDLSLRARASWLRVSSNADRYNVGGNEIRLFADYPINVF; translated from the coding sequence ATGTTGAAGCAACGGATGAGTCTGATCGCTCTGGGGATTTTGAGCGCATCGACGGCCATGGCAAACGACCAGGAGCAATCCAAGGGTTTTGTTGATGACAGCCACCTGAACATCGCAGCACGTAACGCCTACATCAGCCGTGACTACAAGAACGGCAAGCAAGACAAAGCCGAGTGGGGCCAGGGCTTTATCGGCAAGTTCGAGTCCGGTTTCACTCAAGGCACCGTGGGTGTGGGTGTGGACGTGATTGGCCAGTACGCTATCCGTCTGGACGGTGGTAAAGGTCGCGCCGGCGCGGGCGGTATCGACTTCTTCAAGCAGGGCAATGGCACCACCAACCCTGATGGCTCGAACAACCCTGGCTCGGCACCTCACGACCTGGCCAAGGGCGGCGCTGCCGTGAAGTTCCGCGTTTCCAACACCGTACTCAAGTACGGTGACCAGTTCCCGGCCGTGCCTGTGCTGCAGTACGACAACTCCCGTCTGTTGTCGGAAACCTACACCGGTACTTCGATCGTTTCCAAAGAGATCGAAGGTCTGCAACTGGATGCGGGCCACTTCACCAAAGAAGCGCGCAAGAGCATGGAAGGTACCGACAGCGGTAACCTGAAAAGCATCAATTACCTCGGTGGTAGCTACAAATTCACCGAAAGCCTGTCGGCTGCGCTGTACGCCTCCGATATGGAAGACGTGCTGAAGAAGCAATACGTCAACGTCAACTACGTGCTGGCCCTGCCAGAGAAACAGTCGCTGACTTTTGACTTCAACGGCTACAAAACCAAGCTGGACCGCAGCTTCGCCGAACAACGCGGCAATGGCGACGCACGCGACAACAAAATCTGGAGCCTGGGCGCCACTTGGGCTGTCGGCGCACACAGCTTCACCCTGGCCCACCAGCGCAGCACCGGTGACACCGGTTACCTGTACGGCGGCTACCGCGACGACACGGCGGACACCGGTATCGGCGACGGCGGCAACACCATCCTGCTGGCCAACTCCTACTGGTCCGACTTCAACGGCAAGGACGAGCGCTCCTGGCAGGCAGGCTATGGCCTGGACTTCAGCACCTTCGGCGTACCTGGCCTGACCTACAACGTTGCCTACGTGCGCGGCACCAACATTGACGACGGTTCCAACCGCGGCAATGGCACCGAGCGTGAAATCTTCAACCAGTTCAAATACGTGGTTCAGAGCGGCCCGGCCAAAGACCTGAGCCTGCGTGCACGTGCGTCCTGGTTGCGCGTTTCCAGCAATGCCGACCGGTATAACGTAGGCGGTAACGAAATCCGTCTGTTCGCCGACTACCCAATCAACGTGTTCTGA
- a CDS encoding TonB-dependent siderophore receptor translates to MPAPRLTPFTLGLSVLLSAGFACAATILPETSISAEADEDDPRVKETSTATRTATPVRYVPQAIDSVKTESLRSYGTNDLGQALSGIPNVSSGADTRFDSLRIRGFDASNDFYLDGIRDDSQYVRDLHNIERIEVLKGPAAVLYGRGGQGGIVNRVSKLPTAGHKSSIEAQGGSNDLRSLYADLSTDPTDTISLRLNMGNQDNNSFRDGVSGNRQLFAPSMSWQLTPDLNWLVQYEYSRYNRTPDRGIPGVNGRPADVSRSTTYFDSGDYIDDKTQSLRSKLAYELNDNWQLRQTLGVFKLDSDFDNTYQTGYTPATNRVTRQRWQQDLTTLNIFNNVELEGGFSTFGLEHRLLTGLELGSQRRDPKLYTATAVNRGGRAVPSLDLNQPNRHLSHTGSMSVSSNNHTEVESRAVYVQDQLRLNDQWQVLAGLRYDYFEVDTKNKLLNTQQAVESRSTSPRFGLVWTPVEHHSFYASWSKTFSPAGGGLIGITPNAAGSVNDLSPELTKQKEIGVKSDWLDDRLSTTLAVYELELYNRRTSDPLDRTITLLSGLQRSRGVELTATGKIVGNWYVRGGVGLQDAKVEKDNNGFEGKRVSDVAKRNASLFLTWKPEMGWYAETGLTLAGDRYADSLNTVVLPGYGRWDALAGFRQKEWDVRAALNNIADKTYYASATSVAQIQPGEPRSLVVTGTYSF, encoded by the coding sequence ATGCCTGCCCCTCGTCTCACGCCCTTCACCCTTGGGCTTTCCGTTTTGCTGTCTGCCGGTTTTGCCTGTGCAGCCACCATCTTGCCCGAAACCTCGATCAGCGCCGAAGCTGACGAAGATGACCCACGCGTCAAGGAAACCAGCACCGCCACGCGCACCGCCACCCCCGTGCGCTATGTGCCGCAGGCCATCGACTCGGTGAAGACCGAAAGCCTGCGCTCCTACGGCACCAATGACCTGGGCCAGGCCCTGAGCGGCATTCCCAACGTGAGCAGCGGCGCCGATACGCGTTTCGACAGTTTGCGCATCCGGGGTTTCGACGCGAGCAATGACTTCTATCTGGATGGCATTCGCGACGACAGCCAGTACGTGCGCGACCTGCACAACATCGAGCGCATCGAGGTGCTCAAAGGCCCGGCCGCTGTACTTTACGGGCGAGGCGGTCAGGGAGGGATCGTCAACCGCGTCAGCAAGCTGCCAACGGCCGGGCATAAGTCGAGCATCGAGGCCCAGGGCGGCAGCAACGATTTGCGCAGCTTGTACGCCGACCTCAGCACCGACCCCACAGACACCATCAGCCTGCGCCTGAACATGGGTAACCAGGACAACAACAGCTTTCGCGATGGCGTCAGCGGCAATCGCCAGCTGTTTGCACCCTCCATGAGCTGGCAACTGACACCGGACCTGAACTGGCTGGTGCAATACGAATACAGCCGCTACAACCGCACGCCGGACCGTGGCATCCCCGGGGTCAACGGGCGCCCGGCCGATGTGAGCCGCAGCACCACCTACTTTGACAGTGGCGATTACATCGACGACAAAACCCAGTCGCTACGCTCCAAGCTGGCCTATGAACTCAACGACAATTGGCAACTGCGCCAGACCCTCGGCGTGTTCAAGCTCGACAGCGATTTCGACAACACCTACCAGACCGGCTACACCCCGGCGACCAATCGCGTCACACGGCAACGCTGGCAGCAGGACCTGACCACCCTCAATATCTTCAACAATGTCGAGCTGGAAGGTGGCTTCAGCACCTTCGGCCTGGAACATCGCCTGCTCACCGGCCTTGAGCTGGGCAGCCAGCGCCGCGACCCCAAGCTGTACACCGCGACGGCCGTCAACCGGGGCGGCCGCGCCGTGCCGAGCCTGGACCTCAACCAACCGAATCGCCACCTGAGCCACACCGGGTCGATGAGTGTGTCGAGCAACAACCACACCGAAGTCGAAAGCCGCGCCGTTTACGTACAGGACCAACTGCGCCTGAACGATCAGTGGCAAGTGCTGGCCGGCTTGCGTTACGACTACTTTGAAGTGGACACCAAAAACAAGCTGCTCAACACCCAGCAAGCCGTCGAAAGCCGCAGCACCAGCCCGCGCTTCGGCCTGGTGTGGACGCCCGTGGAGCACCACTCGTTCTACGCCTCGTGGAGCAAAACCTTCTCCCCGGCGGGTGGCGGCCTGATCGGCATCACCCCGAACGCCGCCGGCAGCGTCAACGACCTGAGCCCCGAGCTGACCAAACAGAAAGAAATCGGGGTGAAGAGCGACTGGCTCGACGACCGCCTCAGCACCACCCTCGCCGTGTACGAACTGGAACTCTATAACCGTCGCACCAGCGACCCGCTGGACCGCACCATCACCCTGCTCAGCGGCTTGCAGCGCTCACGCGGCGTAGAGCTGACGGCCACCGGTAAAATCGTCGGCAACTGGTATGTTCGCGGCGGCGTCGGCCTGCAGGATGCCAAGGTCGAGAAAGACAACAATGGCTTTGAAGGCAAGCGCGTCAGCGACGTCGCCAAGCGCAACGCCAGCCTGTTTCTCACCTGGAAACCGGAAATGGGCTGGTACGCGGAAACCGGCCTGACGCTGGCGGGCGACCGTTATGCCGACAGCCTCAACACCGTGGTGCTGCCGGGTTATGGCCGTTGGGACGCCTTGGCCGGGTTCCGTCAAAAGGAATGGGACGTGAGGGCGGCGCTGAACAATATCGCCGATAAAACCTACTACGCATCGGCGACCAGCGTGGCGCAGATTCAGCCCGGTGAACCCCGTAGCTTGGTGGTTACAGGCACTTACAGTTTCTAA
- the aguA gene encoding agmatine deiminase, translating to MTTLHSTPRADGFHMPAEWAPQTQTWMVWPERPDNWRLGGKPAQAAHVAVAKAIARFEPVTVAVSAGQYENARARLDVPNIRVVEMSSDDAWVRDTGPTFVINNNGEVRGVNWDFNAWGGFDGGLYSPWNRDSQVGGKILEIERAPRYRTEGFVLEGGSIHVDGEGTLITTEECLLNRNRNPHLDRAEIEAVLSANLAVDKIIWLPDGLFNDETDGHVDNFCCYVRPGEVLLAWTDDPQDPNYARCHAAMDVLQSSTDAQGREFTVHKMPIPGPLYATEEECAGVDPVDGTQERNPTVRLAGSYVNFLIVNGGIIAPSFDDPLDSQAKAILQNLFPQHEVVMVPGRELLLGGGNIHCLTQQQPAPHKN from the coding sequence ATGACCACCCTGCACAGCACCCCTCGCGCCGATGGCTTCCATATGCCCGCCGAATGGGCGCCACAGACCCAAACCTGGATGGTCTGGCCCGAGCGCCCGGACAACTGGCGTCTGGGCGGCAAGCCCGCACAGGCGGCTCACGTGGCGGTGGCCAAGGCTATTGCGCGTTTTGAACCGGTGACCGTGGCGGTTTCCGCCGGCCAGTATGAAAACGCCCGCGCCCGTCTGGATGTGCCCAATATTCGGGTGGTAGAGATGTCCAGCGACGACGCCTGGGTGCGTGACACTGGCCCGACCTTTGTGATCAACAACAACGGCGAAGTGCGCGGTGTGAACTGGGACTTCAATGCCTGGGGCGGTTTTGACGGCGGCCTGTACTCGCCGTGGAACCGGGATTCGCAGGTGGGTGGCAAGATCCTCGAAATCGAGCGCGCGCCGCGCTACCGCACCGAAGGCTTTGTGCTGGAAGGTGGCTCGATTCACGTCGATGGCGAAGGCACTTTGATCACCACTGAAGAATGCCTGCTCAACCGCAATCGCAACCCGCACCTGGACCGTGCCGAGATCGAAGCGGTGCTCAGCGCCAACCTGGCTGTGGATAAGATCATCTGGCTGCCGGACGGCCTGTTCAACGACGAAACCGACGGCCATGTGGATAACTTCTGCTGCTACGTGCGCCCAGGCGAAGTGTTGCTGGCCTGGACCGACGACCCACAAGACCCGAACTATGCACGCTGCCACGCCGCGATGGATGTTCTGCAAAGCAGCACCGACGCCCAGGGCCGTGAATTCACAGTGCACAAAATGCCGATCCCGGGGCCGCTGTACGCGACCGAGGAAGAGTGTGCAGGCGTAGACCCGGTGGACGGCACTCAAGAGCGCAATCCTACGGTGCGCCTGGCTGGTTCCTACGTGAACTTCCTGATCGTCAACGGCGGCATTATTGCGCCAAGCTTCGACGACCCGCTGGACAGCCAGGCCAAGGCGATCCTGCAGAACCTGTTCCCGCAGCACGAAGTGGTCATGGTGCCGGGCCGTGAACTGTTACTGGGTGGCGGCAATATCCATTGCCTGACCCAACAACAGCCAGCCCCGCACAAAAATTGA
- a CDS encoding aminotransferase produces the protein MLLATLVHRASLPCPQVGPDQAAQLLEQHYGLTGPLQSLGSQQDLNYRVDSARGRFVLKICRGDYAAVELQAQHAALNTLQAQASVRVPKVIKALNGEELLTLSLDGQTLHVRLLDYIDGQPLTHLPHLGREVIAGFGDLCGRMSQALAPFEHPGLARTLQWDPRHAGELITHLLASLEHLPYRAALEQVAEQLEQRIRPLAEHLPWQAVHMDITDDNVVWQRDAQRHWQLQGVIDFGDLVHTWRIADLSVTCAALLHHAEGDPFAILPAIQACHAVTPLQHQELQALWPLIVARAAVLVLSSEQQQCLDPDNSYLLKNAEHEWEIFHVATSVPFELMEAAILSSVGQVPAPIAGQGFAPLLPGLVGREFALIDLGVLSPHFEAGNWEQAGVDQRLLEDAAAVHGLAASRYGQYRLSRTQPDSAGEPQTFALHVELHVPLGTSVEAPFAGILRPGANGEWRVHSGEANVRLWGVKVLLQPGAAVLKGQVIGEVAGPLTVQLCRSELPAPLFCTPSRAHAWQVLCPSPATLLGLACDAQPELDPTALLARRDASFARSQKHYYVDPPRIERGWRNHLIDMQGRSYLDMLNNVAVLGHGHPRMAAVAARQWSLLNTNSRFHYAAIAEFSERLLVLAPQGMDRVFLVNSGTEANDLAIRLAWAYSGGRDMLSVLEAYHGWSVAADAVSTSIADNPQALSSRPDWVHPVTAPNTYRGEFRGQDSAPDYVRSVEHNLAKIAASKRQLAGFICEPVYGNAGGISLPPGYLQQVYARVRAQGGVCIADEVQVGYGRMGHFFWGFEEQGVVPDIITMAKGMGNGQPLGAVITRREIAEALEAEGYFFSSSGGSPVSCRIGMAVLDVMEEEKLWENAQVVGGHFKARLEALIDRHPLVGAVHGSGFYLGLELVRDRQTLEPATEETTLLCDRLRELGIFMQPTGDYLNILKIKPPMVTSRRSVDFFVDMLSKVLDEQL, from the coding sequence ATGCTGCTCGCCACGTTGGTCCACCGCGCCAGTCTACCTTGCCCGCAAGTCGGCCCCGATCAGGCGGCGCAGCTGCTTGAGCAGCATTACGGCCTCACCGGCCCGTTGCAGTCACTGGGCAGCCAGCAGGACCTGAACTACAGAGTCGACAGCGCCCGCGGTCGTTTTGTTCTGAAAATCTGCCGGGGCGATTACGCCGCCGTGGAGTTGCAAGCCCAGCACGCGGCCTTGAACACCTTGCAGGCTCAAGCCAGCGTGCGCGTGCCCAAGGTCATCAAGGCCCTGAACGGCGAAGAACTGCTGACCCTGAGCCTCGACGGCCAAACCCTGCATGTGCGCCTGCTGGACTATATCGACGGCCAGCCACTGACCCATCTGCCCCACCTTGGGCGCGAGGTGATCGCAGGTTTCGGCGACCTGTGCGGGCGGATGAGCCAGGCGTTGGCGCCGTTCGAACACCCGGGCCTTGCGCGCACCCTGCAATGGGACCCGCGCCACGCCGGGGAATTGATCACGCATTTACTGGCCAGCCTTGAACACCTGCCGTACCGAGCGGCGCTGGAGCAGGTGGCCGAGCAGCTTGAGCAGCGCATTCGCCCCCTGGCCGAGCACCTGCCGTGGCAAGCGGTGCACATGGACATCACCGACGACAATGTTGTGTGGCAACGCGATGCCCAGCGCCACTGGCAGCTGCAGGGCGTGATCGATTTCGGCGACCTGGTGCACACCTGGCGCATCGCCGATCTGTCGGTGACCTGCGCGGCCCTGTTGCACCATGCCGAGGGCGACCCCTTTGCCATCTTGCCGGCGATTCAGGCTTGCCACGCCGTCACGCCGCTGCAGCACCAGGAATTGCAGGCGCTATGGCCGTTGATCGTGGCCCGGGCGGCGGTGCTGGTATTGAGCAGTGAACAGCAACAATGCCTGGACCCGGATAACAGCTATCTGTTGAAAAACGCCGAGCACGAGTGGGAGATTTTCCATGTGGCGACCTCGGTGCCGTTTGAATTGATGGAGGCTGCGATTCTAAGCAGCGTCGGGCAAGTGCCGGCGCCGATTGCCGGCCAGGGTTTCGCGCCGTTGTTGCCGGGGCTGGTGGGGCGTGAGTTTGCCTTGATCGACCTGGGTGTACTCAGCCCGCATTTCGAGGCGGGTAACTGGGAGCAGGCCGGTGTCGACCAGCGTTTGTTAGAGGATGCGGCGGCGGTGCATGGCCTGGCGGCGAGTCGCTACGGGCAATACCGTTTGTCACGTACCCAGCCTGACAGCGCCGGTGAGCCGCAGACGTTTGCGCTGCACGTCGAACTGCATGTGCCTCTGGGCACCTCCGTCGAAGCGCCGTTCGCGGGCATCCTGCGCCCGGGCGCCAACGGCGAATGGCGGGTGCACAGCGGCGAGGCCAATGTGCGGCTGTGGGGCGTCAAAGTGCTGTTGCAGCCTGGCGCTGCCGTGCTTAAAGGGCAGGTGATCGGTGAAGTCGCAGGCCCGCTGACCGTGCAATTGTGCCGTAGCGAGCTGCCGGCGCCGCTGTTCTGCACGCCCTCCCGGGCGCACGCGTGGCAGGTGTTGTGCCCCTCGCCGGCCACGCTGCTGGGGCTGGCCTGTGATGCACAGCCCGAGTTAGACCCCACGGCCCTGCTGGCGCGCCGCGATGCCAGCTTTGCGCGCTCGCAAAAACACTATTACGTCGACCCGCCGCGTATCGAGCGCGGCTGGCGTAACCACCTGATCGATATGCAGGGCCGTTCCTACCTCGACATGCTCAATAACGTCGCGGTGCTGGGCCATGGCCATCCGCGCATGGCGGCGGTGGCGGCGCGCCAGTGGTCGCTGCTTAACACCAACTCGCGCTTTCACTACGCGGCGATTGCCGAGTTTTCCGAACGTTTGCTGGTGCTGGCGCCGCAGGGCATGGACCGGGTGTTCCTGGTCAACAGCGGCACCGAGGCCAATGACTTGGCGATTCGCCTGGCCTGGGCCTACAGCGGCGGGCGCGACATGCTCAGCGTGTTGGAGGCGTACCACGGCTGGTCGGTGGCGGCGGATGCCGTGTCCACCTCGATTGCCGACAACCCCCAGGCGCTGAGCAGCCGGCCGGATTGGGTGCACCCGGTGACTGCGCCCAATACCTATCGCGGCGAATTCCGAGGCCAGGACAGTGCGCCGGATTACGTAAGAAGCGTGGAGCACAACCTGGCGAAAATCGCCGCCAGTAAACGTCAACTGGCGGGTTTCATCTGCGAGCCGGTGTACGGCAATGCGGGCGGCATTTCCCTGCCGCCGGGCTATCTGCAGCAGGTGTATGCGCGGGTGCGCGCCCAGGGCGGCGTGTGCATCGCCGATGAAGTGCAGGTGGGTTATGGCCGCATGGGGCATTTCTTCTGGGGTTTTGAAGAGCAGGGCGTAGTGCCGGATATCATCACCATGGCCAAAGGCATGGGCAACGGCCAACCCTTGGGCGCAGTGATCACCCGCCGCGAAATCGCCGAAGCCCTGGAGGCCGAGGGGTACTTCTTTTCATCATCAGGTGGAAGCCCGGTCAGTTGCCGGATCGGCATGGCAGTGCTGGACGTGATGGAGGAAGAAAAACTGTGGGAAAACGCCCAGGTCGTGGGCGGACATTTCAAGGCGCGGCTGGAAGCATTGATCGACCGACATCCGTTAGTCGGTGCGGTGCACGGCTCCGGCTTCTATCTGGGCCTGGAGCTGGTGCGCGACCGGCAAACCCTGGAACCCGCCACTGAAGAGACCACACTGCTGTGCGATCGCCTGCGCGAACTGGGGATATTCATGCAGCCAACCGGCGACTACTTGAACATCCTCAAGATCAAGCCGCCGATGGTCACCTCTCGACGCAGTGTGGATTTCTTCGTCGACATGCTGTCGAAGGTGCTGGATGAGCAATTGTAA